Proteins encoded in a region of the Neoarius graeffei isolate fNeoGra1 chromosome 3, fNeoGra1.pri, whole genome shotgun sequence genome:
- the LOC132883076 gene encoding uncharacterized protein LOC132883076 isoform X1 yields MDSAEVGPCCLREPPHSPAPSQLCRDVPTETCTDSGGGTSGSEEHINPMDQQKHVKKDEPVDEGYRRNTIHTGEAAPGPVGHVTPVAEQKCIKKEEPEDEDYLCGGTSDSVESVDQQRGFQRKRVKEEESEDDDYLCTTTVWEGAAMPKKVPPKTSKKAAPPPPPPESDESTPADSSHDEEEEREHQTDHKPEPYMPTIQGKKIHLSDHLSTDQEQALAEWFQDHPCFYDQGQRTFKDRQLKDRLLTEKALEIARLLNLHVTIKDVTSWWHSMRTMYGKIFQRSSGDGKRPQTPRQRWIRANFEFLREHVVPKTKSKQFGKIPSGQTQAASEPQAFALPCSDDEDEFRAPALSKLSRISSGTDIGRASTTPTSNTSQGSTKRRKRVVEAKIDYLLTTLEHNIASTGDLGHSVDRPILGTMRREQISIKSAFAAWLSAEIEALPDDLMPEFQMKTFGILMDLKQRALHRQQYQQQYSSMPPPIPQQSPQPSTSKQSQQ; encoded by the exons ATGGACTCGGCAGAGGTGGGCCCATGCTGTCTGAGAGAACCTCCACACAGCCCTGCTCCCTCACAG CTTTGTAGGGATGTGCCGACGGAAACTTGTACAGATTCAGGTGGAGGGACATCAGGCTCTGAGGAACACATCAACCCCATGGACCAACAGAAACATGTAAAGAAGGATGAACCTGTGGATGAAGGTTATCGCAGGAACACAATTCACACAG GTGAAGCAGCGCCAGGCCCTGTGGGACACGTCACACCTGTGGCTGAACAGAAATGTATAAAAAAGGAAGAACCTGAAGATGAAGATTATCTCT GTGGAGGAACATCAGACTCTGTGGAAAGTGTCGACCAACAGAGAGGATTTCAGAGAAAACGTGTAAAAGAGGAGGAGTCTGAAGATGATGATTATCTCTGTACAACAACAGTATGGG AAGGTGCAGCCATGCCGAAGAAGGTGCCTCCAAAGACCTCCAAGAAGGCTGCTCCACCACCGCCACCTCCTGAGTCTGATGAATCTACACCAGCTGACAGTAGCCATGATGAAGAGGAAGAACGAGAGCATCAGACTGATCATAAACCAGAGCCGTACATGCCCACCATTCAGGGGAAGAAGATCCACCTCAGTGATCACCTATCCACCGACCAGGAACAGGCTCTGGCTGAATGGTTTCAGGACCACCCATGTTTCTACGACCAGGGCCAGCGGACCTTCAAAGACAGGCAGCTGAAGGACCGTCTCCTGACTGAAAAGGCCCTTGAGATCGCCAGGCTCCTAAACCTGCATGTGACGATCAAGGACGTGACTAGCTGGTGGCACTCGATGAGAACTATGTATGGGAAGATTTTCCAGAGATCCTCCGGAGATGGCAAGCGGCCCCAGACCCCTAGACAGCGCTGGATCCGGGCGAATTTTGAGTTCCTGAGGGAGCATGTGGTCCCGAAGACCAAGTCCAAACAGTTTGGCAAG ATTCCATCCGGTCAGACCCAGGCTGCCAGTGAGCCTCAAGCCTTTGCCTTGCCATGTTCTGATGATGAGGATGAGTTCAGGGCCCCTGCTCTCTCTAAGCTGTCACGGATCTCATCAGGGACTGATATTGGCCGGGCATCCACCACCCCAACTAGCAACACCAGTCAAGGAAGCACCAAGCGGCGCAAGAGGGTGGTGGAGGCCAAAATAGATTATCTGCTGACCACGCTGGAGCATAACATTGCCAGCACTGGGGACCTGGGGCATAGTGTGGACAGACCCATATTGGGGACCATGAGGCGGGAGCAGATTTCTATCAAATCTGCCTTTGCTGCCTGGCTGTCAGCGGAGATAGAGGCCCTCCCAGATGACCTTATGCCTGAGTTCCAGATGAAGACCTTTGGGATCCTTATGGACCTGAAGCAGAGGGCCCTCCACCGCCAACAGTACCAGCAGCAGTACTCTTCAATGCCGCCTCCAATACCACAGcagtcgccacagcccagcacatCAAAACAGTCGCAGCAGTAG
- the LOC132883076 gene encoding uncharacterized protein LOC132883076 isoform X3, giving the protein MMIISVQQQYGVKGAAMPKKVPPKTSKKAAPPPPPPESDESTPADSSHDEEEEREHQTDHKPEPYMPTIQGKKIHLSDHLSTDQEQALAEWFQDHPCFYDQGQRTFKDRQLKDRLLTEKALEIARLLNLHVTIKDVTSWWHSMRTMYGKIFQRSSGDGKRPQTPRQRWIRANFEFLREHVVPKTKSKQFGKIPSGQTQAASEPQAFALPCSDDEDEFRAPALSKLSRISSGTDIGRASTTPTSNTSQGSTKRRKRVVEAKIDYLLTTLEHNIASTGDLGHSVDRPILGTMRREQISIKSAFAAWLSAEIEALPDDLMPEFQMKTFGILMDLKQRALHRQQYQQQYSSMPPPIPQQSPQPSTSKQSQQ; this is encoded by the exons ATGATGATTATCTCTGTACAACAACAGTATGGGGTGA AAGGTGCAGCCATGCCGAAGAAGGTGCCTCCAAAGACCTCCAAGAAGGCTGCTCCACCACCGCCACCTCCTGAGTCTGATGAATCTACACCAGCTGACAGTAGCCATGATGAAGAGGAAGAACGAGAGCATCAGACTGATCATAAACCAGAGCCGTACATGCCCACCATTCAGGGGAAGAAGATCCACCTCAGTGATCACCTATCCACCGACCAGGAACAGGCTCTGGCTGAATGGTTTCAGGACCACCCATGTTTCTACGACCAGGGCCAGCGGACCTTCAAAGACAGGCAGCTGAAGGACCGTCTCCTGACTGAAAAGGCCCTTGAGATCGCCAGGCTCCTAAACCTGCATGTGACGATCAAGGACGTGACTAGCTGGTGGCACTCGATGAGAACTATGTATGGGAAGATTTTCCAGAGATCCTCCGGAGATGGCAAGCGGCCCCAGACCCCTAGACAGCGCTGGATCCGGGCGAATTTTGAGTTCCTGAGGGAGCATGTGGTCCCGAAGACCAAGTCCAAACAGTTTGGCAAG ATTCCATCCGGTCAGACCCAGGCTGCCAGTGAGCCTCAAGCCTTTGCCTTGCCATGTTCTGATGATGAGGATGAGTTCAGGGCCCCTGCTCTCTCTAAGCTGTCACGGATCTCATCAGGGACTGATATTGGCCGGGCATCCACCACCCCAACTAGCAACACCAGTCAAGGAAGCACCAAGCGGCGCAAGAGGGTGGTGGAGGCCAAAATAGATTATCTGCTGACCACGCTGGAGCATAACATTGCCAGCACTGGGGACCTGGGGCATAGTGTGGACAGACCCATATTGGGGACCATGAGGCGGGAGCAGATTTCTATCAAATCTGCCTTTGCTGCCTGGCTGTCAGCGGAGATAGAGGCCCTCCCAGATGACCTTATGCCTGAGTTCCAGATGAAGACCTTTGGGATCCTTATGGACCTGAAGCAGAGGGCCCTCCACCGCCAACAGTACCAGCAGCAGTACTCTTCAATGCCGCCTCCAATACCACAGcagtcgccacagcccagcacatCAAAACAGTCGCAGCAGTAG